Proteins from one Chitinophaga oryzae genomic window:
- a CDS encoding KUP/HAK/KT family potassium transporter, which produces MGININRVSLAGLVVALGIIYGDIGTSPLYVFKAIVGGNPISDLLVIGGISCIIWTLTLQTTVKYVILTLRADNKGEGGIFSLYALVRRHAKWTVIFGMIGGAALLADGIITPPITVTSAIEGLRTLEVFKDLSQLTIVKIVLTIITGLFIMQQFGTVSIGRMFGPIMVLWFSMLGILGISHITDDLSIFRAFSPHYAIELLTTYPKGFLILGAVFLCTTGAEALYSDLGHCGRGNIRVSWIFVKSCLILNYLGQGAWLLSQKGQILPKDQNPFFMIMPEWFIIFGVLIATMASIIASQALISGSFTLIAEAMRLNLWPKMRVNYPTEMRGQLYIPGINTMLFVGCAAIVILFQESSHMEAAYGLSITICMLMTSCLFAFYLYTRRVWTGWILLYLVVYLSIEFSFLFANLVKFMHGGYVTVVVAGALFLVMIVWFKSRKIKNRYVEFVRLEDYLPIIQELSNDTSIPKYATHLVYMSSADNPKEIEHKIIYSILNKKPKRADIYWFVHVDVVDEPYLSEYSVQTIIPNEVIRVEFRLGFKVEQRINLMFRMVVEDMVRNKEVNITSRYESLSKNNVVGDFQFIVMEKFLSHDNDLPLYERMVMKMYFFLKKISLSEERGFGLDSSYVTIEKYPLVVAPVTNLQLKRIIHH; this is translated from the coding sequence GTGGGCATAAACATTAACAGGGTCTCCCTGGCAGGTTTAGTAGTAGCGCTGGGTATCATCTACGGCGACATCGGAACTTCTCCGCTCTATGTTTTTAAAGCCATTGTTGGCGGTAACCCCATCAGCGACCTACTCGTTATCGGCGGTATTTCCTGTATTATCTGGACGCTGACCTTACAAACCACCGTTAAATACGTTATCCTTACCCTTCGGGCAGATAATAAAGGAGAAGGTGGTATCTTCTCCCTCTATGCACTTGTCAGGCGGCATGCCAAATGGACGGTTATTTTTGGCATGATCGGCGGCGCTGCCCTCCTGGCAGACGGGATCATCACCCCGCCCATCACCGTTACCTCCGCCATCGAGGGTTTGCGTACCCTCGAAGTGTTTAAGGACCTGAGTCAACTCACCATTGTTAAAATCGTATTGACCATCATCACCGGCCTGTTTATCATGCAACAGTTCGGGACCGTGTCTATCGGCCGCATGTTCGGCCCCATCATGGTATTATGGTTCTCTATGCTGGGCATCCTCGGCATCTCCCATATCACAGACGATCTGAGCATCTTCCGGGCCTTCAGTCCGCACTATGCCATCGAACTGCTGACCACTTACCCGAAAGGATTCCTGATCCTCGGCGCAGTATTCCTCTGTACAACGGGAGCAGAGGCGCTTTACTCCGACCTAGGGCACTGCGGCCGCGGAAATATCCGCGTATCCTGGATCTTTGTGAAATCCTGCCTGATACTGAACTACCTCGGCCAGGGCGCATGGCTCCTGAGCCAGAAAGGACAAATCCTGCCAAAAGATCAGAACCCCTTCTTTATGATCATGCCGGAATGGTTTATCATCTTCGGCGTACTGATCGCCACCATGGCCTCTATCATCGCCAGCCAGGCCCTGATATCCGGATCTTTTACCCTCATCGCTGAAGCCATGCGGCTCAACCTCTGGCCTAAAATGCGGGTGAACTATCCCACAGAAATGCGCGGACAGCTCTATATCCCCGGTATCAACACCATGCTGTTCGTGGGCTGCGCGGCTATCGTGATCCTCTTCCAGGAATCGTCCCATATGGAAGCGGCCTACGGCCTGTCCATCACCATCTGTATGCTGATGACATCCTGTCTGTTCGCCTTCTACCTCTATACCCGAAGGGTCTGGACAGGCTGGATACTACTCTATCTCGTCGTATACCTCTCGATCGAATTCTCGTTCCTCTTTGCCAACCTCGTGAAGTTTATGCACGGCGGCTATGTTACCGTGGTCGTGGCAGGAGCCCTCTTCCTCGTCATGATCGTTTGGTTCAAATCCCGCAAAATCAAGAACCGCTACGTGGAATTTGTGCGGCTGGAAGATTATCTGCCCATTATCCAGGAGCTCAGCAATGACACCTCTATTCCCAAATATGCCACGCACCTGGTATATATGAGCAGTGCCGACAATCCTAAAGAGATAGAACACAAAATCATCTACTCCATTCTCAATAAAAAGCCGAAAAGAGCCGATATATACTGGTTCGTACACGTCGATGTGGTAGATGAACCCTACCTCAGCGAATACTCGGTCCAAACTATTATTCCTAACGAAGTCATCCGGGTAGAATTCAGACTGGGCTTTAAAGTAGAACAAAGGATCAACCTGATGTTCAGAATGGTGGTGGAAGATATGGTGAGAAATAAAGAAGTGAACATCACCAGCCGTTACGAATCACTGAGTAAAAACAACGTGGTGGGCGACTTCCAGTTTATCGTCATGGAGAAATTCCTTTCACATGATAATGACCTGCCGTTATATGAAAGAATGGTCATGAAGATGTATTTCTTCCTGAAAAAAATCAGCCTGTCGGAAGAGCGGGGCTTCGGACTGGATTCCAGTTACGTAACCATCGAGAAATACCCGCTGGTAGTGGCTCCGGTTACCAACCTGCAGTTAAAACGTATAATTCACCACTAA
- a CDS encoding DUF4091 domain-containing protein, translating into MVNKFFGVLVLLALQQNVWAQSGPAGDYQEKPDPRPVNKASWEAVKGDELHVAFGSTDIRYEKRNAPDQQSLATSWNAKAWRGERVHTQFLIWTTRTLNGVSVATGALQGSKGATIPTSAITTGFVRYVMTDELNKDGSGCGYRKPENFDSSLVADGIDIQRTKDIAAHQTQPVWLSIQVPAGTTPGVYKGTVKINAGGAVSSLPYEIEVLDRTLPAPKDWKFHLDLWQSPDAVARMYNVKPWSDAHFKAMKPYMQMLANAGQKCITATLIYDPWNSQTEDVYSTMIKWTKKKNGTWSYDYTIFDKWVEFMMGLGIKKEINCYSMIPWNLKFFYYDEAKGKDTLLIAKPGSPEYAAHWQPMLNDFVKHLKAKGWFNITTIAMDERPMADMQQALALIRKADKDFKLSLAGSYHAPLDKDIYDFCVASKEPFPDEVLQARLKKGWPTTFYTCCTEGFPNTFTFSPPGESAFMGWHAAYKGYTGYLRWAFNCWVKAPLQDSRFRAWAAGDTYFVYPGPRSSIRFERLVEGVQDYEKVRILREEFTKNNNREGLDKLKQLLSPFDINAPKATPAGNLVRQAQETLNTL; encoded by the coding sequence ATGGTGAACAAATTTTTTGGCGTGCTGGTATTACTGGCACTGCAACAAAACGTATGGGCCCAAAGCGGTCCGGCCGGCGACTATCAGGAGAAACCCGATCCCAGACCGGTCAACAAAGCTTCCTGGGAAGCAGTAAAAGGCGACGAGCTCCATGTCGCTTTCGGTTCCACAGACATCCGTTATGAAAAAAGAAATGCGCCCGATCAGCAAAGCCTGGCAACCTCCTGGAATGCCAAAGCCTGGAGAGGTGAGCGGGTACATACCCAGTTCCTGATCTGGACCACCCGGACGCTTAATGGCGTGAGCGTCGCCACCGGCGCATTGCAGGGCAGTAAAGGCGCTACCATCCCCACCAGCGCCATTACCACCGGTTTTGTGAGATATGTGATGACCGATGAGCTGAATAAAGACGGCAGCGGCTGCGGCTACCGCAAACCCGAAAATTTTGACTCCTCCCTGGTGGCAGATGGTATTGATATTCAACGTACCAAAGACATCGCCGCCCACCAGACGCAGCCGGTGTGGCTGAGCATACAGGTACCTGCCGGCACCACTCCCGGCGTGTACAAAGGCACCGTGAAAATCAACGCCGGCGGCGCCGTGAGCAGCCTTCCCTACGAGATAGAAGTGCTGGACCGCACCTTGCCTGCGCCGAAGGACTGGAAATTCCACCTGGACCTCTGGCAGAGTCCCGACGCCGTGGCCCGTATGTACAACGTAAAGCCATGGAGCGACGCGCATTTCAAGGCGATGAAGCCATATATGCAGATGCTGGCGAACGCCGGTCAGAAATGCATCACCGCTACGCTTATTTACGACCCGTGGAACAGCCAGACGGAAGATGTATACAGCACCATGATCAAATGGACCAAAAAGAAAAACGGTACCTGGTCTTACGACTATACTATCTTCGATAAATGGGTGGAATTCATGATGGGCCTGGGCATCAAAAAGGAAATCAACTGCTACAGCATGATTCCCTGGAACCTGAAGTTCTTTTATTATGATGAAGCGAAAGGCAAAGACACCCTGCTGATCGCCAAACCGGGATCTCCGGAGTATGCGGCGCATTGGCAGCCTATGCTCAATGATTTCGTCAAACACCTGAAAGCCAAAGGCTGGTTCAATATTACCACCATCGCGATGGACGAACGCCCGATGGCGGACATGCAACAGGCGCTGGCGCTGATCCGCAAGGCGGACAAGGACTTCAAACTGTCGCTGGCAGGCAGCTATCACGCGCCGCTGGACAAGGATATTTATGATTTCTGCGTGGCTTCCAAAGAGCCGTTCCCCGATGAAGTGTTGCAGGCAAGACTGAAGAAAGGCTGGCCTACCACCTTCTATACCTGCTGCACGGAAGGTTTCCCTAACACCTTCACTTTTTCGCCTCCGGGAGAATCTGCCTTTATGGGCTGGCACGCCGCCTATAAAGGATATACGGGGTATCTGCGCTGGGCATTTAACTGCTGGGTGAAAGCGCCGCTGCAGGATAGCCGTTTCCGTGCATGGGCAGCAGGCGATACCTATTTCGTATACCCCGGACCGCGGTCGTCTATCCGGTTTGAACGACTGGTAGAAGGTGTACAGGATTATGAGAAGGTCCGCATCCTGCGCGAGGAGTTTACCAAAAACAATAACCGTGAAGGACTGGACAAGCTGAAGCAGCTATTGTCTCCGTTTGATATCAACGCGCCGAAAGCCACGCCTGCGGGCAACCTGGTGAGGCAAGCGCAGGAAACGCTGAATACCTTATAA
- the ftsZ gene encoding cell division protein FtsZ yields the protein MIHFDLPKEKSSIIKVIGIGGGGSNAVNHMYSQRIEGVNFIICNTDAQAIANSPVPNKIQLGPHLTQGLGAGANPEIGKQATEESFEEIKKILEVNTKMAFITAGMGGGTGTGGAPIIARICKELGILTVGIVTTPFSYEGKKRMLQADEGVQRLKEYVDTLLIISNDKLRQKFGDLKFKAAFEKADNVLATAAKCITDVINSTGQINVDFADVCTVMRNGGVAILGASIAEGENRAQRAIEDALTSPLLNDNDIRGAKWILINISSSEGEFEHTLDEMDIIQAYVQSQAGEDCDVILGVGYDQTLDRKLGVTIIATGFEQKPIQQMKMTPSTPERTEPKIVMQLGKDGDEKKMNLQQSQGVLFQEPQDLMAPRLMEPVVSHPEPVTGYTPPQPQQQAPIAPARQNYVLNIQQVPAQQPQPAPEPQPVQQPVQQHVQQPQQQQQHMPPQQQHVQQHMPPQQPHMQQPAQPNVNIIQPQGGSAAGGYLNRPTNIYVEPGTPATPEMKMVYREEEPGNPLPPEVPMQQTSYEELEEQKRKQAERVAKLRSISFNVKNMDNNAEIENVPAYLRRNVTLDNGAGSAEHFYSNYTVSDPGQNNHTEINTINTFLDGKKPD from the coding sequence ATGATACATTTTGATCTTCCTAAGGAAAAATCTTCTATCATCAAGGTCATCGGCATAGGTGGCGGTGGAAGTAATGCGGTGAATCATATGTATAGCCAGCGCATTGAAGGGGTGAATTTTATTATCTGCAATACCGATGCTCAGGCTATTGCCAACAGTCCTGTGCCCAACAAAATCCAGTTGGGACCGCACCTCACACAGGGCCTTGGTGCCGGCGCCAATCCCGAAATTGGTAAGCAGGCAACAGAAGAATCCTTTGAAGAAATCAAAAAAATACTGGAGGTGAATACCAAAATGGCCTTCATCACTGCCGGTATGGGCGGTGGCACCGGTACCGGTGGCGCTCCCATCATCGCGCGGATATGCAAGGAACTGGGTATCCTGACCGTTGGTATTGTTACCACCCCGTTTTCTTACGAAGGAAAAAAGAGAATGCTGCAGGCCGATGAAGGCGTACAACGCCTGAAAGAGTATGTAGATACCCTGCTGATCATCTCCAATGATAAATTAAGACAGAAGTTCGGTGACCTGAAGTTCAAGGCCGCTTTCGAAAAAGCGGACAACGTACTGGCCACCGCTGCCAAATGTATCACGGACGTTATCAACTCCACCGGTCAGATCAACGTGGATTTTGCCGATGTGTGCACCGTTATGCGTAACGGTGGCGTGGCTATCCTCGGCGCTTCTATCGCGGAAGGTGAAAACCGTGCACAACGTGCCATCGAAGATGCACTGACTTCTCCGTTGCTGAACGACAACGATATCCGCGGCGCCAAATGGATCCTGATCAATATCTCTTCTTCTGAAGGTGAATTCGAACACACCCTCGATGAAATGGATATCATCCAGGCCTATGTTCAGAGCCAGGCCGGCGAGGATTGCGACGTGATCCTCGGTGTGGGCTATGACCAGACACTGGACCGCAAACTGGGTGTTACCATCATCGCTACCGGTTTTGAACAGAAACCTATCCAGCAGATGAAAATGACCCCTTCCACCCCGGAACGCACCGAACCTAAAATCGTGATGCAGCTGGGTAAAGACGGCGACGAGAAAAAAATGAACCTGCAGCAGTCACAGGGCGTCCTGTTCCAGGAACCTCAGGACCTGATGGCCCCCCGCCTGATGGAACCTGTAGTGTCCCACCCTGAACCTGTTACCGGATACACCCCTCCGCAGCCACAGCAACAGGCGCCGATCGCGCCTGCACGGCAGAACTATGTACTGAACATACAACAGGTGCCTGCCCAGCAACCGCAGCCGGCTCCTGAACCACAACCGGTACAACAGCCAGTGCAGCAACACGTGCAGCAGCCGCAGCAACAACAACAACATATGCCGCCACAACAGCAGCATGTGCAGCAGCATATGCCGCCGCAACAGCCACATATGCAACAACCTGCACAGCCTAATGTGAATATCATACAGCCACAGGGCGGCAGCGCTGCAGGCGGTTACCTGAACCGTCCCACCAATATCTACGTGGAACCAGGTACGCCCGCCACACCGGAAATGAAAATGGTATACCGGGAAGAAGAACCCGGTAATCCGCTGCCTCCGGAAGTGCCCATGCAACAGACTTCCTACGAAGAACTGGAAGAACAAAAACGTAAACAGGCTGAAAGAGTCGCTAAACTGCGCAGCATCAGCTTCAACGTGAAAAACATGGACAACAACGCGGAAATAGAGAACGTTCCGGCTTACCTGCGCCGCAATGTAACCCTGGACAATGGTGCCGGCTCCGCCGAACACTTTTACTCCAACTACACGGTGAGCGATCCGGGCCAGAACAATCACACTGAAATAAATACTATCAATACATTTTTAGATGGGAAGAAGCCCGATTGA
- the ftsA gene encoding cell division protein FtsA: protein MNQEAPIIVGLDIGTTKIAAIAGRKNEYGKLEILGFGKATSFGVQHGMVLNIDQTIKAIRQALENCYASSPHLEINEVYVGIAGHHIKSLQTRGDIVRNDVDAEISQKDIDQLINDQYKTVIPASDQIIDVIPQQYIVDSLQNITYPIGMSGVKVGANFHIITGDKNAIRNINRSVEKSGLKIRDLVLQPLASAAAVMCDMDFEAGVAIVDIGGGTTDLAVFYEGILKHTAVIPYGGENITNDIKNGLGVLKTQAEQMKVQFGYALADEAKSNAYITIPGLRGQSPKEISVKNLAHIIQARMSEILDFVVYHLKQIGMDNKMLNGGIILTGGGSQLKHLIQLTEYTTGASARIGFPNEHLASGLFDEELTKPMYATCVGLILKGYNDFENDRKTLEENYIKINTSYLAKEQAAQSVAQQEEEWVEEAPSTQEIQDRKAKERNASLKNFLDKMKTKIIDMFTEEEDAKL, encoded by the coding sequence ATGAATCAGGAAGCTCCCATCATTGTAGGTCTCGATATCGGAACTACGAAGATTGCTGCCATAGCAGGACGGAAGAATGAATACGGGAAACTGGAAATCCTGGGATTCGGTAAAGCTACATCGTTTGGTGTGCAGCACGGTATGGTGCTGAACATTGACCAGACGATCAAAGCCATCAGGCAAGCCCTGGAAAACTGTTATGCTTCCAGCCCCCACCTGGAAATCAATGAAGTATATGTCGGCATCGCCGGTCATCATATCAAAAGTTTGCAAACCCGTGGTGATATTGTCCGCAATGATGTTGACGCGGAAATATCCCAGAAAGATATTGACCAGCTGATCAACGATCAATATAAAACCGTTATCCCCGCGAGCGATCAGATCATCGATGTGATCCCGCAGCAATATATTGTGGACAGTCTGCAGAACATCACCTATCCCATCGGTATGTCCGGTGTGAAGGTGGGCGCAAACTTCCATATCATCACCGGCGACAAGAACGCCATCCGAAACATTAACCGCAGCGTGGAGAAATCCGGCCTTAAAATCCGCGATCTCGTGCTGCAGCCGCTGGCATCTGCCGCAGCGGTAATGTGCGATATGGACTTCGAAGCAGGAGTAGCCATTGTAGACATTGGTGGTGGTACCACCGACCTGGCGGTGTTCTACGAAGGCATCCTGAAACACACAGCCGTTATTCCCTATGGTGGCGAAAACATTACCAACGATATCAAAAATGGCCTCGGTGTATTGAAAACACAGGCCGAACAGATGAAGGTACAATTCGGTTATGCACTGGCCGATGAAGCGAAAAGCAACGCCTATATCACTATTCCCGGTTTACGCGGACAGAGCCCCAAAGAAATCTCCGTGAAAAACCTGGCGCATATTATCCAGGCCCGTATGAGTGAAATACTCGATTTCGTAGTATATCACCTCAAACAAATCGGCATGGACAACAAAATGCTGAATGGTGGTATTATCCTGACCGGTGGCGGTTCCCAGCTGAAACACCTGATCCAGCTCACGGAATACACTACCGGCGCCAGCGCCCGCATCGGTTTCCCCAACGAACACCTGGCCAGCGGCCTGTTCGATGAAGAACTGACCAAGCCCATGTACGCCACCTGCGTAGGATTGATCCTCAAAGGCTACAACGATTTTGAAAATGACCGTAAAACACTGGAAGAAAATTACATAAAAATTAATACCAGTTACCTCGCGAAAGAACAAGCCGCCCAGTCGGTAGCCCAACAGGAAGAAGAATGGGTAGAAGAAGCGCCCAGCACCCAGGAAATACAGGACAGAAAAGCCAAAGAAAGGAACGCTTCCCTGAAGAACTTCCTGGATAAAATGAAAACGAAGATCATTGACATGTTTACAGAAGAAGAAGACGCAAAACTGTAA
- a CDS encoding cell division protein FtsQ/DivIB, whose product MAKTTTILKRLGALILWVTAVTGFIILLVAANNDKESGVCKGIQVKFEGKDDNFFIEAKDIRSLLTKDKALNPVGKPIRDINIRTLEAVVDQDPWVKNAEIYFNGKQELHIKVTQREPVARVFTFSGNSFYLDEAAERIPVSSRYAARVPVFTGFPTDADKLQRTDSLLAAQIVDMGRFIGKDAFWMAQVEQLMITTDRKFEFIPKLGDQVIVFGEGADIEKKFTKLLAFYKEGLNKVGWNNYSRINIAFENEVVCTRKDGVPPLQPAIPKDTVRQLVADEPPIAESEDSAEKTTAVKPPEHPTVAAKPAEKPAARTAVKPAAAHKDKATAKAPAKKTKTEKATPPKQQPKAVYKPGNKSVNTSKKQTTP is encoded by the coding sequence TTGGCTAAAACCACGACGATACTAAAGAGACTGGGCGCGCTGATCCTCTGGGTGACAGCGGTGACGGGCTTTATTATCCTCCTCGTGGCAGCCAATAACGACAAGGAATCAGGTGTCTGTAAAGGTATTCAGGTGAAGTTTGAAGGGAAGGATGATAACTTCTTCATTGAAGCCAAGGATATCCGGTCATTGTTGACCAAAGACAAGGCGCTGAACCCGGTAGGCAAACCGATCCGGGACATCAACATCCGTACACTGGAAGCAGTGGTAGACCAGGACCCCTGGGTGAAAAATGCAGAGATCTATTTCAACGGCAAACAGGAGCTGCATATCAAAGTAACACAGCGGGAACCGGTAGCAAGGGTGTTTACCTTTTCGGGCAACAGCTTTTACCTCGACGAAGCAGCGGAGCGTATACCGGTATCATCCCGGTACGCCGCCAGGGTGCCGGTATTTACCGGTTTTCCCACCGATGCGGACAAGCTGCAACGGACAGACAGCCTGCTGGCGGCACAGATAGTGGACATGGGCCGTTTCATCGGCAAAGACGCTTTCTGGATGGCACAGGTAGAACAGCTGATGATCACCACCGACCGCAAGTTTGAGTTCATTCCCAAACTGGGCGACCAGGTGATCGTGTTCGGAGAAGGCGCCGATATTGAAAAAAAATTCACCAAACTGCTGGCTTTTTACAAGGAAGGACTGAATAAGGTAGGTTGGAATAATTATTCGCGCATCAACATCGCTTTTGAGAATGAAGTCGTATGTACGCGTAAGGATGGTGTACCGCCGTTACAACCGGCGATACCCAAAGATACGGTCAGACAGCTGGTAGCAGACGAGCCACCCATTGCAGAGAGTGAAGACAGCGCGGAGAAAACAACGGCAGTCAAACCACCGGAACATCCAACGGTGGCCGCCAAACCAGCCGAAAAACCGGCAGCCAGGACAGCGGTAAAACCTGCGGCTGCCCACAAAGACAAAGCAACGGCAAAAGCGCCCGCGAAAAAAACGAAAACGGAAAAAGCGACGCCGCCGAAGCAACAACCTAAAGCAGTGTATAAGCCAGGGAATAAATCTGTTAACACATCAAAAAAACAAACAACGCCATGA
- the murC gene encoding UDP-N-acetylmuramate--L-alanine ligase has translation MDLNNIQRVYFIGIGGIGMSAIARFFNEKGVAVSGYDRTSTPLTKQLEAEGMQIHYTDDINALDRETNLVVYTPAIPATHEELKWYRDNGFEVVKRSDVLQEITRSLFAITVAGTHGKTTVSTMIAHLLTDSGYGCNAFLGGISVNYDRNFWSSNKAVAVIEADEYDRSFLKLSPDIAVLTAMDADHLDIYGTPEAMEEAFITYTHNIKPNGTLIAKFGLHRGNELKADNKLLYSLQNDAANAYAANIRMINGGYEFDVMQQDWMIDNIRLHIGGMHNVENAVAAITVAHLLGIDAAKIRAAVESFKGIKRRFEYVIKNDHQVYIDDYAHHPEELRALITSAKALFPGRRCTVIFQPHLFTRTRDLAEGFAESLSLADEVILLPIYPARELPIEGVTSGILAEKITVPVQIMQKEEVLDWLKKTPVPLLITAGAGDIDQLKEPISQLLH, from the coding sequence ATGGATTTGAACAACATACAACGGGTTTATTTCATCGGCATCGGCGGCATCGGCATGAGTGCCATCGCCCGCTTCTTCAATGAGAAAGGAGTGGCAGTCAGCGGTTATGACCGTACTTCCACCCCGCTCACAAAGCAGCTGGAAGCCGAAGGTATGCAGATCCATTATACAGACGATATTAACGCATTAGACAGGGAAACTAACCTCGTTGTATACACGCCGGCCATTCCCGCCACCCATGAAGAACTGAAATGGTACCGGGACAATGGCTTTGAAGTGGTAAAACGCAGCGATGTGCTGCAGGAAATCACCCGTTCACTGTTCGCCATTACCGTTGCAGGCACCCATGGTAAAACGACCGTTTCCACCATGATCGCGCATCTGCTCACAGACAGCGGCTATGGTTGCAACGCTTTCCTCGGCGGCATCAGCGTGAACTACGACCGTAATTTCTGGAGCAGCAACAAGGCGGTGGCGGTGATTGAGGCAGATGAGTATGACCGCTCTTTTCTGAAATTAAGTCCGGATATCGCCGTCCTGACTGCCATGGATGCAGACCACCTGGACATTTACGGCACACCGGAAGCCATGGAGGAAGCATTTATCACGTATACGCACAATATCAAGCCCAATGGCACGCTGATTGCTAAGTTCGGCCTGCATCGCGGAAACGAGCTGAAAGCAGACAACAAACTGCTGTACAGTTTACAAAACGATGCCGCCAATGCATACGCTGCCAACATACGGATGATCAACGGCGGATATGAATTTGACGTGATGCAGCAGGACTGGATGATCGATAACATCCGGTTGCACATCGGCGGTATGCACAACGTGGAAAACGCGGTGGCAGCTATTACCGTAGCACATCTGCTGGGCATCGACGCAGCGAAGATCAGAGCGGCGGTAGAAAGTTTCAAAGGCATCAAAAGGCGCTTTGAATACGTGATCAAAAACGATCACCAGGTGTATATCGACGATTACGCCCACCACCCGGAAGAGCTGCGCGCACTGATCACCAGTGCGAAGGCATTGTTCCCCGGCAGGCGCTGCACCGTGATATTCCAGCCGCACCTGTTCACCCGCACCCGCGACCTGGCGGAGGGCTTTGCAGAAAGCCTCTCCCTGGCGGACGAAGTGATACTGCTGCCTATCTACCCGGCGAGGGAACTGCCTATCGAAGGGGTGACCAGCGGAATCCTGGCAGAGAAGATCACCGTACCCGTGCAGATCATGCAAAAAGAAGAAGTACTGGACTGGCTGAAGAAAACACCCGTCCCGTTATTAATAACAGCCGGAGCAGGCGACATTGACCAGTTAAAAGAACCGATCAGTCAGCTGCTTCACTAA
- the murG gene encoding undecaprenyldiphospho-muramoylpentapeptide beta-N-acetylglucosaminyltransferase, whose amino-acid sequence MQRKVIIAGGGTGGHIFPAIAIANALKKIQPDIDILFVGATGKMEMEKVPQAGYPIKGLEIAGFNRSNIFKNILLPFKIWKSLRQAKNILAEFNPDAVVGVGGYASFPMLRRAQKNGIPTLIQEQNSFAGKTNKILGKKAKKICVAYDGMDKFFPADKIVFTGNPVRNNITQSAVTKEDALQHFGLSSQKQTIFAVGGSLGAKSINEALQPLLPTLVQKDLQLIWQTGKPYYETAKAAAAPYSSHIKVHEFINVMDFAYKAADVVLSRAGALAIAELCVVKKPVIFVPYPFAAEDHQTSNAMNLVNKKAGLMIKNDEVGAQLSNVLFSLLQNRALMEQLEKNIGELGNPNADMVIAKEVISIF is encoded by the coding sequence ATGCAACGCAAAGTGATTATAGCAGGTGGTGGCACGGGAGGACATATCTTCCCGGCGATAGCGATTGCCAATGCGTTGAAGAAAATCCAGCCGGATATTGACATCCTCTTTGTAGGCGCCACCGGTAAAATGGAAATGGAAAAAGTACCGCAGGCGGGCTATCCCATCAAAGGACTGGAAATAGCCGGTTTTAACCGCAGCAATATTTTTAAAAACATACTGCTGCCTTTCAAAATCTGGAAAAGTCTCCGGCAGGCCAAAAACATCCTCGCCGAATTCAATCCGGACGCAGTCGTAGGCGTTGGCGGTTATGCCAGCTTCCCTATGCTGAGAAGGGCGCAGAAAAATGGTATCCCGACGCTCATACAGGAACAGAATTCCTTTGCAGGCAAAACCAACAAAATACTGGGAAAAAAAGCAAAGAAAATCTGCGTGGCTTATGATGGCATGGATAAATTTTTCCCGGCAGACAAGATTGTTTTCACCGGCAATCCTGTCAGGAACAACATCACGCAATCCGCCGTCACTAAAGAAGACGCCCTGCAACACTTTGGACTGAGCAGTCAGAAACAAACCATCTTCGCCGTAGGCGGCAGCCTGGGCGCCAAATCGATCAACGAAGCGTTGCAGCCGTTGCTGCCCACGCTGGTGCAGAAAGACCTGCAGCTGATCTGGCAAACCGGCAAACCGTACTATGAAACCGCGAAAGCCGCAGCGGCGCCCTACAGCAGCCATATCAAAGTGCACGAGTTCATCAACGTGATGGACTTTGCCTACAAAGCTGCAGACGTAGTGCTCTCCCGTGCAGGCGCACTGGCCATCGCAGAGCTATGCGTGGTGAAAAAGCCGGTCATTTTTGTACCGTATCCTTTTGCAGCGGAAGACCATCAGACTTCCAACGCCATGAACCTGGTGAATAAAAAGGCGGGCCTGATGATCAAAAACGACGAAGTGGGCGCACAACTCTCCAACGTACTGTTCAGCCTTCTGCAAAACAGGGCGCTGATGGAGCAACTGGAGAAAAATATCGGCGAACTGGGCAATCCCAACGCGGATATGGTGATTGCCAAAGAAGTGATCAGCATTTTTTGA